Proteins encoded together in one Impatiens glandulifera chromosome 1, dImpGla2.1, whole genome shotgun sequence window:
- the LOC124922350 gene encoding caffeoyl-CoA O-methyltransferase 1-like, translating into MDQEFGHKSLLCNDTLYQYILDTSVYPREPEPLKQLRYLTENHPKNYMAVSADEGQFLSILLKLMNAKNTMEIGVFTGYSLLATALALPEDGKILAMDINRENYEIGLPVIEKAGVAHKIEFKEGPALPILDQLFSDKNHGTFDFIFVDADKDNYINYHKRLIELVRVGGVIGYDNTLWYGSVAMPPEAPLPMDDLVRPYRDFVVEFNKALAADKRIEICQLPVSDGITICRRTI; encoded by the exons ATGGATCAAGAATTCGGTCATAAGAGTCTCTTGTGCAATGATACTCTTTAT CAGTACATTCTCGATACAAGTGTTTATCCGAGGGAACCCGAACCCTTGAAACAACTTCGTTATTTGACTGAAAATCATCCGAA gaACTATATGGCAGTATCGGCCGATGAAGGGCAGTTCTTGAGCATACTTTTAAAGCTCATGAATGCTAAGAACACAATGGAAATCGGTGTTTTCACAGGATATTCTCTACTTGCCACCGCCCTTGCCTTGCCCGAGGATGGAAAG ATATTGGCAATGGACATCAATAGGGAGAATTATGAAATCGGTCTACCCGTAATTGAAAAGGCTGGCGTTGCCCACAAGATCGAGTTCAAAGAAGGCCCGGCTCTTCCTATTCTTGACCAGTTGTTCTCGGAT AAGAATCATGGAACGTTTGACTTCATTTTTGTGGATGCGGACAAGGATAATTACATTAACTACCATAAGAGACTCATTGAGCTAGTGAGAGTTGGAGGAGTGATCGGCTATGATAACACCTTATGGTATGGTTCTGTGGCCATGCCACCCGAAGCTCCACTCCCAATGGATGATCTTGTTCGTCCTTATCGTGATTTTGTGGTCGAGTTCAACAAGGCATTGGCCGCTGATAAGAGGATAGAGATTTGTCAGCTTCCAGTGAGCGATGGGATTACTATATGCCGTCGCACTATCTAA